The following proteins are co-located in the Moraxella nasovis genome:
- a CDS encoding pseudouridine synthase — protein sequence MTKVILFNKPFGVHSQFKKDNETMPTLLDYFSDKSLRVAGRLDKDSEGLLVLTDNGALNHAITTPTPNAKKLFGKTYLVQVENTPTKAQIKALADGVWLKDGKTLPAIVKHLDEHELPVVLWERNPPIRERKNIPTAWLMMTIFEGKNRQVRRMVAHVGLPCLRLIRYQVGPWSLKLAGIIGVGEYRTLTLSDDQLLKIGVIKHRLQPHLKPSFSNNSEKKATPKIHQAKHR from the coding sequence ATGACAAAAGTAATCTTATTTAACAAGCCTTTTGGGGTGCATAGCCAATTTAAAAAAGACAATGAGACAATGCCAACGCTACTTGATTATTTTAGCGATAAATCTTTAAGAGTGGCGGGGCGTTTGGATAAAGACAGCGAAGGATTGTTGGTTTTAACTGATAATGGTGCATTAAACCATGCCATCACCACGCCTACGCCAAATGCCAAAAAACTCTTTGGTAAGACTTATCTTGTACAAGTAGAAAACACCCCCACCAAGGCACAAATAAAGGCGTTAGCAGACGGTGTTTGGTTAAAAGATGGCAAAACATTGCCTGCCATCGTCAAGCACCTAGATGAGCATGAGTTACCTGTTGTGCTTTGGGAGAGAAATCCACCCATTCGTGAACGAAAAAACATACCAACAGCATGGCTTATGATGACGATATTTGAAGGAAAAAATCGTCAAGTTCGTCGCATGGTTGCCCATGTCGGCTTGCCGTGCCTGCGATTGATTCGCTATCAAGTGGGACCTTGGTCGCTTAAGTTAGCAGGCATCATTGGCGTTGGAGAATACCGCACATTAACCTTATCAGATGACCAGCTGCTAAAAATAGGGGTGATTAAGCATCGCTTACAGCCCCATTTAAAACCAAGCTTTTCAAATAACAGTGAGAAAAAAGCTACGCCCAAAATCCATCAAGCCAAGCACCGTTAG